The following proteins are co-located in the Desulfatitalea tepidiphila genome:
- a CDS encoding DNA-methyltransferase: MKTNHQIVIGNASAMETVADQSIDLVVTSPPYPMIQMWDELFCAANPTIEKALSTCETDLAFESMHRILDRIWSEVRRIIRPGGLVCINIGDATRTFDSQFRLFANHARIISAFNALGFSQLPAILWRKPTNAPNKFMGSGMLPPGGYVTLEHEFILIFRWGAKREFPLEEQKQLRRESAYFWEERNHWFSDVWFDLRGVAQQINGQKNMDRSGAFPIELPYRLIHMFSVKGDTVLDPFLGTGTTMLAAMCSGRNCIGFECDPALKTVILQRVAAIPKIANQIVARRVEQHLMFVDEKTKTRGSLKHNNRHYGFPVVTRQEEDLRLDTIHDIRFIGADRVCVTHEEFKLQRGQTQGQPSSDQPGVMPAPVHRGRQLKLF; encoded by the coding sequence ATGAAAACAAACCACCAGATCGTCATTGGCAACGCTTCGGCCATGGAGACGGTGGCAGACCAGAGCATCGATCTGGTGGTCACCTCGCCTCCCTATCCCATGATCCAGATGTGGGACGAACTGTTCTGTGCCGCGAACCCGACCATTGAAAAGGCCCTTTCCACTTGCGAAACGGATTTGGCTTTTGAAAGCATGCACCGCATATTGGACAGAATCTGGAGCGAAGTCCGGCGCATCATCCGCCCCGGCGGCCTGGTATGTATCAATATCGGTGATGCCACCCGAACTTTCGACAGCCAGTTTCGGCTATTTGCCAATCACGCTCGCATCATTTCGGCTTTCAACGCCCTCGGATTCAGCCAACTGCCCGCCATATTGTGGCGCAAGCCGACCAATGCACCCAACAAATTCATGGGGTCGGGCATGCTGCCGCCCGGTGGGTACGTCACCCTGGAACATGAGTTCATATTGATATTTCGGTGGGGAGCCAAACGTGAATTCCCCCTGGAAGAACAAAAACAGTTGCGCCGGGAAAGTGCATATTTCTGGGAGGAGCGCAACCATTGGTTCTCTGATGTCTGGTTTGATCTGCGCGGCGTCGCGCAGCAAATCAACGGCCAAAAGAACATGGATCGAAGTGGTGCCTTTCCTATAGAACTGCCCTACCGCCTGATCCACATGTTCTCTGTGAAAGGCGACACGGTCCTGGACCCTTTCCTCGGCACAGGCACCACCATGCTGGCGGCCATGTGCAGCGGCCGAAACTGCATTGGGTTCGAATGCGATCCGGCCTTAAAAACGGTCATCCTTCAGCGGGTGGCAGCGATACCCAAAATTGCCAACCAAATCGTCGCCCGCCGAGTCGAGCAACACTTGATGTTTGTAGATGAAAAAACCAAGACCAGGGGTAGTCTCAAACACAACAACCGACACTACGGCTTTCCTGTGGTCACTCGCCAGGAAGAGGATTTGCGGCTGGACACCATCCACGATATCCGTTTCATCGGCGCCGATCGGGTTTGTGTGACGCATGAAGAGTTTAAATTGCAGAGAGGACAAACTCAGGGCCAGCCATCCTCAGACCAGCCGGGTGTCATGCCTGCACCCGTCCATCGAGGCCGTCAGTTAAAACTGTTCTGA